The Methanocella sp. genome segment GAGATACGAAACTCAATGGCAAAATCGATGTATCACTACATAGGCGAGGCGTGGAAAAGCCCGGACAAGTCCTATGTGGGCAAGCTATTCTGGGAACGCTTACAGGTATGGCGCCGTGAGCCCGCCGTCGTCAGGCTCGACCGGCCGACCAGGCTGGACAGGGCACGCGAGGGCGGCTACAAGGCCAAGCAGGGCATCATCGTGGTCAGGTCGCATGTCAGGAGAGGCGGCAGCCGCAAGTCCCGGTACGTTCGGGGAAGAAAATCCAAACACATGGGCCTCAGGACGCTGACCCGGCGGAAGAGCATCCAGAGGATCGCCGAGGAAAGGGCGTCCAAGAAGTTCAGGAACATGGAAGTCATGAACTCCTACTGGGTAGGCGAGGACGGCCGCTACAAGTGGTACGAAGTCATCCTCATCGATCCCCACCACCCGTCAGTCCTGGCGGACAAGGACCTCAAGTGGATCGCCGGCCCGCAGCACCGCGGCCGGGCCGAGAGGGGCCTGACCAGCGCGGGCGTGAAGGGCAGAGGCATGCGCAGGAAGGGCATGGGCACGGAGAAGAATTACCCCTCCATCGGCAGCCACGAGAGACGGGGTAAATGATCCATTATATCCTTTTTAGGACACAATCACATGTAACCGAGGACGTCGCGCGGGTCAGACAGGCCCTCGCGAACGTTCTTCCACCCGAAACCTCCATCGAGGAAGAAGAGACAAAAGGCTATTTTGATAATCCCATCATCATTCTTAGCGCCCGTCTCGAGAAGAAGGCGGCCCGCCAGTATCTGGATTTTTTAACTTCTAAGCTCCCCGAGGCCGACCTGAAGGGGCTCGTCAAAGAAATACCGGAGCGCGTGACAGGGAATTGCGACTTATTCTTTAAGCTTTCCAAACAGGACGCGTACCTGGGCGATATCCGGACTTCGTATGCCGAGGACTCCATCGCCATCCGTGCCAGGGTCGAGTCGTACCCGGCCAAAAAGGAAATTTGCGTGAATAAGCTCGAGGAATACTTCAATGGCCGATGAAGCGTATTACGACCTTTCCGTCCACGCCTATCCCGAGGGCGGCAGCACGGCATCCCGGCTGGCCATGTCCGCAAAAAGCCTGGGCTATGCAGGCATCTGCGTGGCCAACCACCCCGAGTTTTTTCATGAAGTGAGCCCATCCGAAGGCGCCGGGATCATCCAGGGCGTGGAGGTCGTCGCGAAGAACGCTAATGATCTGCGCCGGCAGGTCGACCGGTTCCGCAGCCTTGTTAAGGTGCTGGCTGTGCATGGCGGCGACCCGGGCATAAACCGTGCCGCGTGCGAGGACGAGCGCGTGGACATCCTGCTCCACCCGCCAGACGGCAAGACCAGCGGCATAAACCACATCTTAGCGAAGCTGGCGGCCGATAAGCATGTGGCGATAGGCTTCGAGCTGTTACCGGTCATCTGCAGCAAGGGCGGCTCCCGAGTACGGACGCTGTCCGGCTATAAGACCAACCTGGCGCTGGCGAAAAAGTACGGGGCTCCCTTCGTCGTGGTTTCCGGCGCCATGTCCCTCTACGATATGCGGGACGTGCGCGCGGCGATATCGCTGTGCGGGCTCTTCGGCATGGGTGAAAAGGACGCCGCTAAAGGCCTGTCGTACTATCCTTCGGAGATACTGAAAAGGCGCTCTCCCGGCTATATCATGGAAGGCGTCGAGCTCGTCGATTAGGCCTTAATCCAGCCTTTTTCGACCCAGCACTCGTAATTGTGCTTCCAGTTATCCTTATTGCGCCGGAGGGTCATGGCGAAGTGCTCTTTCCAGTCCCTGTGAGCGGCGGCCTGGTCCGGGTAGGCCCTCTTTTCCTTTATGGCTCTGGCCAGTTCTTTTCCCGATTCACGGGACTTTTTTATTCCGGACTCGAAGGCCGCCGGCCCCTGGCCCATACCGCAGCCTACGCTTCCGACTGCCAGCCCGCCCGTGGCATTGATAAAGTGGTTCATGATGCCCAGGACGAAGTCGTTGTTCCCCGAGCCGGACGTCGTTATGGACAGGCCGTACTTGCCATCCAGAAGCTGCTCGTGGATGAAGTTGGCGCTGCGGTCGAAGAACACCTTGAGCTGGGCGGTGATGTTGTCGATATAGTTGGGGCTTGAAAGGATGATGCCGTCCGCCTCCAGTATTTTTTTCTTGAGGGCGTTGTAGTCGTCCTTCTGGTGGCACGTGCCGTCCCGGTAGCAGGTCACGCAACCCTTACAAAAGTTAATCTTCAGGCGGGTGATGTCGATGAGCTCCGTCTCGGCGCCGGCCTCGCGGGCGCCTTCCAGCGCCGCCTCGACGAGCTTGAGCGTATTGCTGTTCTTTCTCTTCGGGCTCGATTGTATCGCGATGATCTTCATGGCTTTTTCTCTCCAGTCTGATGGTAGTATTTCTGATGATTGACTGGAATATATTTTTCGTAACTTTTATAGGGTTATAAGTGACACGACTTAGTCATGCTATTCGACGTGAAGACGATCTCGGCTCTCCAGAAGCTGGGGCTGACGCTATACGGCGCTAAGGTATACACGGCACTCGTGTCCACGGGGCCGACGAACGCGACCGCACTGGCGCGAGAGGCCGAGGTGCCCCGGACGAAGATCTACGAGACCCTGAAGCGGCTGGAGGAGGAAAAGTGGGTCATCGTCGAAAAAGGGAGGCCGAGTATCTACACGCCCGCCTATCCGCGGGAGATCATGGAGGACAGGAAATCGGCGTTGTACTCCGAGATCGACCGGGTCGCGGACGGGCTGGCCATGGCCTACGACCGGCAGATGGAGGAGGAGAACCCGAAAGTATGGCTCATCCAGGGCATGGATAATATCATCGTGAGGACTACCGAGATGATCGGCCGGGCCAAGCATGATGTCAAGCTCCTGGGCAGCCTCTACTCTCCCCGGGAGATGGAGCCCCTTAAAAAGCAGATAGCAGCGGCGAGGCAACGAGGCGTCGAGGTCCGCATCATCTCCCGCCCGAAAAACCGGTCGTCGGAGGGCGAAGTGCACATCATCAAGTCGCTCCTGGCCGTCACGCCTGACGTAAAGAAGTCGAATTCCCCGTACATTAAGAACGTCATCGTCGACGACCGGGAACTGCTCATCATGTATTCCAGGGTCGTGGACGGCGTGACGGATGTGAACAACGTGGTCGCGATCTGGGTCTCCAACGCATCCGTGGCGTCCTATATGGCGAGCAACTTCAACGTGATATGGAACGCAAAAAAGCCCATCGGCAACGGGCACTAATGCCGAAGTGTCTGCTATAACCCTGTAAAAGTTACAAAAAGTATATTTCGGCTATAAGCCTAACGTAATATATTCCAATAACGGAGACGCAAGATGACATATATGATCGAGGCCCGGAACCTGACAAGGAAGTTCGGCAATCTCACGGCCGTAGACGACATCAGCTTTCAGGTGGAAAAAGGCGAGGTATTCGGCCTGCTGGGGCCGAACGGCGCCGGCAAGAGCACCACCATATCCATACTTTGCACTATTCTGAAGCCGACCTGGGGGACTGCCCTGGTCAACGGCTTCGACGTCG includes the following:
- a CDS encoding 50S ribosomal protein L15e; amino-acid sequence: MAKSMYHYIGEAWKSPDKSYVGKLFWERLQVWRREPAVVRLDRPTRLDRAREGGYKAKQGIIVVRSHVRRGGSRKSRYVRGRKSKHMGLRTLTRRKSIQRIAEERASKKFRNMEVMNSYWVGEDGRYKWYEVILIDPHHPSVLADKDLKWIAGPQHRGRAERGLTSAGVKGRGMRRKGMGTEKNYPSIGSHERRGK
- a CDS encoding RNA-binding domain-containing protein, coding for MIHYILFRTQSHVTEDVARVRQALANVLPPETSIEEEETKGYFDNPIIILSARLEKKAARQYLDFLTSKLPEADLKGLVKEIPERVTGNCDLFFKLSKQDAYLGDIRTSYAEDSIAIRARVESYPAKKEICVNKLEEYFNGR
- the rnp3 gene encoding ribonuclease P protein component 3, which gives rise to MADEAYYDLSVHAYPEGGSTASRLAMSAKSLGYAGICVANHPEFFHEVSPSEGAGIIQGVEVVAKNANDLRRQVDRFRSLVKVLAVHGGDPGINRAACEDERVDILLHPPDGKTSGINHILAKLAADKHVAIGFELLPVICSKGGSRVRTLSGYKTNLALAKKYGAPFVVVSGAMSLYDMRDVRAAISLCGLFGMGEKDAAKGLSYYPSEILKRRSPGYIMEGVELVD
- a CDS encoding flavodoxin family protein; the encoded protein is MKIIAIQSSPKRKNSNTLKLVEAALEGAREAGAETELIDITRLKINFCKGCVTCYRDGTCHQKDDYNALKKKILEADGIILSSPNYIDNITAQLKVFFDRSANFIHEQLLDGKYGLSITTSGSGNNDFVLGIMNHFINATGGLAVGSVGCGMGQGPAAFESGIKKSRESGKELARAIKEKRAYPDQAAAHRDWKEHFAMTLRRNKDNWKHNYECWVEKGWIKA
- a CDS encoding TrmB family transcriptional regulator, whose translation is MLFDVKTISALQKLGLTLYGAKVYTALVSTGPTNATALAREAEVPRTKIYETLKRLEEEKWVIVEKGRPSIYTPAYPREIMEDRKSALYSEIDRVADGLAMAYDRQMEEENPKVWLIQGMDNIIVRTTEMIGRAKHDVKLLGSLYSPREMEPLKKQIAAARQRGVEVRIISRPKNRSSEGEVHIIKSLLAVTPDVKKSNSPYIKNVIVDDRELLIMYSRVVDGVTDVNNVVAIWVSNASVASYMASNFNVIWNAKKPIGNGH